A genomic window from Terriglobia bacterium includes:
- a CDS encoding DNA repair protein yields the protein MSTIRYARFWKCALQLNPWDYAAKFRGKAHGLNESAYNAEVLQVCQSEDIRVVGIADHGCVDALGALRRVLASSGITVFPGFEIASSEKAHFVCLFPEDTTVQQLERYLGNLKLLDPKEGVRPSSLSAEQLLEEVHKLGGLAYAAHCTDDSGILRLKLNHVWQNPHLQAAQIPGTLDELKTDEGNSHRQILLNKDPNYRRDRPLGIINARDVAEPSDLRMPQTCCLVRMTQPGFEAFKQAFLDPESRVRLLSDREERFFSRLEGVRFTGGYLSGVDIQWSGHLDTIIGGRGTGKTTLLECIRYALELEPISDRAKRTHREIVKQNLGPGRVEIDIRSFAMQGRKFTISRRYGEAAIVCDESGNTSTFRPLDLLPRLEIFGQNEIFDIAQDEGGLTLLLRRFLSSGDATDQRPTEIRNKLRDNAKHLMDARGKLAEIEDQVERLPKLEEQAKQFRDIGLGEKLALVPKLEKEKQLALRVREEQRNLEEALTGLQDALPDTTFLGDEATKSLPHAEELRGIRELLTALRTEFESLIADVRQKINSSNTAVNERLAVLSKAIAGDEAALEKQFAEIPALEGRSGREIGSAYQQVLKDIERIRPLKSGRDTRQKLVGALRRERENLLADLSKAVADMAAEIDVELKSLRKKLVGKLKPHVDHAANRRALKDFLLACDLEGVGEKRLLWLDEADDFSPIKLAQTIRQGPEALKSAGWGITPGVAEALAKLPESKLLELEALELPDIIRLDLNISHGDKEDYRPIGKLSTGQQCTAVLHLLLLDNRDPLIVDQPEDNLDNAFIAERIVSELRTTKLGRQFIFATHNANIPVFGDAEWIGVLQAGEDQASMPDDFQGAVDVPEIRGQAASILEGGREAFIQRKEKYGF from the coding sequence ATGAGCACCATCAGATACGCACGGTTCTGGAAATGTGCGCTGCAACTCAATCCCTGGGACTATGCAGCGAAATTCCGTGGCAAAGCCCACGGATTGAATGAATCCGCCTACAATGCAGAGGTGTTGCAGGTGTGTCAGTCGGAGGACATCCGCGTGGTAGGTATTGCCGACCATGGGTGCGTGGATGCACTGGGTGCGCTCCGGCGAGTTTTGGCCAGCAGCGGCATCACGGTGTTTCCCGGATTTGAGATCGCCTCTTCAGAGAAGGCTCATTTCGTATGCCTGTTTCCAGAAGACACTACTGTTCAACAACTCGAACGGTATTTGGGGAACTTGAAGCTTCTGGACCCGAAGGAGGGTGTGCGGCCGTCCTCGCTAAGTGCCGAGCAACTCTTGGAGGAGGTCCATAAGCTGGGAGGTTTAGCCTACGCCGCACACTGCACGGACGACAGCGGGATTTTGCGCCTTAAGCTGAACCATGTCTGGCAGAATCCACACCTCCAGGCCGCTCAGATTCCTGGCACCCTCGACGAGCTGAAGACCGACGAAGGGAATTCTCACCGTCAGATTCTTCTCAATAAGGATCCCAATTATCGGCGTGATCGCCCACTCGGAATTATCAACGCGCGGGATGTCGCTGAGCCCAGCGATCTTCGTATGCCGCAGACATGCTGCCTTGTGCGCATGACCCAGCCGGGCTTCGAGGCCTTTAAGCAGGCCTTCCTTGACCCCGAATCACGTGTACGACTGTTGAGTGATCGGGAAGAACGGTTCTTTTCCCGGCTGGAGGGTGTCCGGTTCACCGGTGGTTATTTATCCGGTGTAGATATCCAATGGTCGGGGCATCTGGACACCATCATTGGCGGGCGCGGAACAGGCAAGACGACGCTTCTGGAATGCATTCGCTATGCGCTGGAGCTAGAACCCATCAGTGACCGAGCGAAACGGACACACCGAGAGATTGTGAAGCAGAACCTCGGCCCCGGACGTGTCGAGATCGACATCCGCTCCTTCGCAATGCAAGGGCGCAAGTTCACCATCTCACGTCGCTATGGCGAGGCCGCGATTGTATGCGACGAATCAGGAAATACCTCTACATTCAGGCCATTGGACCTGCTTCCGAGACTGGAGATCTTCGGGCAGAACGAGATCTTTGACATTGCTCAAGACGAGGGCGGGCTGACGCTCCTTCTGCGGCGCTTTCTTTCCAGCGGGGATGCAACCGACCAGCGACCGACCGAGATACGGAACAAGTTGCGGGATAATGCGAAGCACTTAATGGACGCTCGGGGCAAACTCGCTGAGATCGAGGACCAGGTTGAACGTCTGCCAAAGTTGGAGGAGCAGGCCAAGCAGTTCCGGGACATTGGTCTCGGGGAGAAACTGGCGCTTGTTCCGAAGTTGGAGAAAGAGAAACAGCTGGCATTGCGCGTTAGGGAAGAGCAACGCAACTTGGAGGAAGCCCTCACCGGCCTGCAAGATGCCTTGCCCGATACGACTTTTCTCGGGGACGAAGCCACAAAGAGCTTGCCGCACGCTGAAGAACTCAGGGGAATTCGAGAGCTCCTCACAGCGCTACGCACCGAATTCGAAAGCCTGATTGCCGATGTCAGGCAGAAAATTAACTCCTCCAATACTGCAGTCAATGAGAGGCTGGCTGTTTTGAGCAAGGCGATTGCCGGGGATGAAGCTGCCCTGGAGAAGCAGTTTGCCGAGATTCCGGCACTTGAGGGCCGTTCCGGTCGAGAGATCGGCTCAGCGTACCAGCAAGTGCTTAAAGACATCGAACGGATTAGGCCGTTGAAGTCCGGTCGTGACACCCGACAGAAGCTGGTCGGCGCGCTGCGCAGGGAACGCGAAAACCTTTTAGCTGACCTCTCAAAGGCAGTTGCCGACATGGCCGCGGAGATTGACGTTGAACTGAAGTCGCTGCGCAAGAAGTTGGTGGGCAAACTCAAGCCGCATGTCGATCACGCTGCCAACCGCAGAGCACTGAAGGACTTCCTCTTGGCATGTGATCTGGAAGGCGTGGGTGAAAAGAGATTGCTGTGGCTTGATGAGGCGGATGATTTTTCGCCCATCAAGCTCGCGCAGACGATCCGACAAGGGCCGGAAGCACTAAAGAGCGCGGGCTGGGGGATCACGCCCGGCGTTGCAGAGGCGCTGGCGAAACTGCCGGAATCCAAGCTGCTGGAACTCGAAGCTTTGGAGTTGCCGGACATCATCCGGCTGGATCTGAACATTTCACATGGCGACAAAGAGGACTACCGCCCGATTGGGAAGCTCTCGACCGGTCAACAATGCACGGCTGTGCTTCACTTGCTCCTGCTCGACAATCGAGACCCCCTGATCGTCGATCAGCCCGAAGACAATCTGGACAACGCGTTCATTGCAGAACGCATCGTCAGTGAACTCCGAACCACAAAACTTGGCCGGCAGTTCATCTTCGCGACACACAATGCGAACATCCCGGTGTTCGGCGATGCCGAGTGGATTGGCGTACTGCAAGCGGGCGAAGACCAGGCCAGCATGCCAGATGACTTCCAGGGTGCGGTGGACGTTCCTGAGATCCGAGGGCAGGCCGCATCCATCCTGGAGGGAGGACGCGAGGCGTTCATTCAGCGCAAAGAGAAATACGGTTTCTAA
- a CDS encoding SAM-dependent DNA methyltransferase: MATLSTDLRNKLERAVIEARDAAEFGARAALENLAVQHHEPYAHMKPAQRELRNHLRARARQLGDLQDASGRLAIEHLAGECAYEHWHRMLFARFLAENGLLIEPEVNMAISLAEAEELAKEDSVDTWVFASRCAQRMLPQIFRPDDPLLQVSFATEHMLKLEKLLTSLPQAVFTAPDALGWVYQFWQSKKKDEINRSGVKIGADEISAVTQLFTEPYMVEFLLHNTLGAWWAGKNLTAADAEAAETEKDLCRKLALPGIGWEYLRFVRGPDGGGGTWCPAAGTFDGWPRTAAELKVLDPCCGSGHFLVAGLHHLVPIRMAEEGFSAAQAVDAVLRDNLHGLEIDERCCQIAAFALAFAAWTWPGAGGYRLLPDLHIACTGIGPQASKLQWLELAEKAAAKGNMPARRDLFSKEESLLSRTVANTLESLYDLFSQAPTLGSLIDPRRLSRDLYTAGYEAIVPLLAEVFKAETDNETRERAIAAAGIIKAAELLAGEYTLVITNVPYLARGKQCELLRKFCSSYYGLGETDLATVFFKRLRSFLSLHGVHASVTPLNWVFIRSYRELRRDLLVSSRIRLIAKVGSAVQAKASWDVLRALAVISNERSNPVDRVTSVEAPSAEEASRAVEMTVNPPQSSDTSRLLSVPDYRLVFGYEPKALKLGDVADSFQGIATADYSRFGRKFWELVIPSADWEYQQSTVSRSELYAGRENILWWEQGSGALTASSAARIQGLGALGKQGVAITQTRSLQSTLFTGHLYDNNVAALVVKNLDELASVWCYASSSGFVDEVRKYDEKLGVTNATFLNVPYDRAKWMQTAADSFPNGLPEPESENPTQWLFHGWPEESTTPLQVAVARLLGYRWPAELDDKMRLSKRTRALVERCEELAKFADDDGIVCVPSVRGEEPAAERLLALLTVAGVKPEKVRELAGKADLDDWLRDGFFAEHCKLFQDRPFVWHIWDGRKRDGFHALVNYHKLCEGGGKGRKLLESMTYSYLGEWITRQKDGVKRGEGGAEDRLAAALEIQKRLEAILAGEPPFDIFVRWKPLADQPIGWEPDINDGVRVNIRPFLASDLPAGRTGAGVLRWKPNIKWTKDRGKEPERPKAEYPWFWGWDEKTDDFMGSKTFDGNRWNDCHYTNKTKQQAREKLAAEGAENRRSRTP; the protein is encoded by the coding sequence ATGGCTACGTTATCCACCGATCTGCGCAATAAGCTGGAGCGCGCGGTCATCGAGGCCCGTGACGCAGCCGAGTTCGGCGCTCGCGCCGCGCTGGAAAACCTCGCCGTCCAGCACCACGAGCCGTATGCGCACATGAAGCCAGCGCAGCGCGAGCTGCGCAACCACCTCCGTGCGCGGGCGCGGCAGCTCGGGGACCTGCAGGACGCGTCTGGCCGGCTCGCTATCGAGCACTTGGCCGGCGAGTGTGCTTACGAGCACTGGCATCGGATGCTCTTCGCCCGGTTCCTAGCAGAGAACGGCTTGCTAATCGAGCCGGAGGTAAACATGGCCATCAGCTTGGCCGAGGCCGAGGAACTTGCAAAAGAAGATAGTGTGGACACATGGGTCTTCGCATCCCGCTGCGCCCAACGGATGCTTCCGCAAATCTTCCGGCCGGACGACCCGCTGCTTCAGGTGTCCTTCGCAACCGAGCACATGCTCAAGCTCGAAAAGCTGCTGACCTCGTTGCCGCAGGCGGTATTTACAGCACCCGATGCTCTGGGGTGGGTCTACCAGTTCTGGCAGAGCAAGAAGAAGGATGAGATCAACCGCTCTGGGGTCAAGATTGGCGCGGATGAGATATCGGCGGTAACGCAACTCTTTACCGAACCGTATATGGTCGAGTTCCTGCTTCACAACACTCTTGGCGCGTGGTGGGCCGGAAAGAATCTCACCGCAGCAGACGCGGAAGCCGCGGAGACAGAAAAAGACCTATGCAGGAAGTTGGCACTGCCGGGCATTGGCTGGGAATACTTGCGCTTCGTTCGTGGCCCGGATGGTGGAGGGGGGACGTGGTGTCCTGCCGCAGGCACTTTCGACGGCTGGCCAAGGACCGCGGCGGAACTGAAGGTGCTCGACCCTTGTTGCGGGTCCGGGCATTTTCTAGTTGCTGGCTTGCATCACCTCGTGCCGATTCGCATGGCTGAAGAGGGCTTTTCGGCCGCCCAAGCTGTCGATGCGGTACTCCGCGACAACCTGCACGGCCTGGAAATCGACGAACGCTGTTGCCAGATCGCCGCATTCGCACTGGCGTTTGCCGCTTGGACTTGGCCTGGGGCAGGCGGATATAGACTTTTGCCTGACTTGCACATTGCCTGCACGGGAATCGGGCCACAGGCATCCAAACTACAGTGGCTGGAGCTTGCCGAAAAAGCTGCGGCTAAAGGAAACATGCCAGCTAGACGTGACCTCTTCAGCAAAGAGGAATCATTATTATCGCGAACTGTCGCAAACACTCTGGAGTCGCTTTATGACCTGTTCTCTCAGGCTCCGACGCTGGGATCGCTGATAGACCCGAGGCGCCTCTCAAGAGATCTATACACGGCCGGCTATGAGGCGATTGTCCCGTTGCTTGCGGAGGTATTCAAAGCCGAAACGGATAACGAAACCCGCGAGCGAGCCATCGCCGCTGCCGGCATTATCAAGGCTGCCGAGCTGTTGGCCGGTGAGTATACGCTCGTCATTACGAACGTGCCATACTTAGCCCGTGGCAAACAGTGCGAGCTTCTCAGGAAGTTCTGTAGCTCCTACTATGGGTTAGGCGAAACTGACTTGGCCACCGTGTTCTTCAAACGCCTCCGAAGTTTCCTCAGCCTTCATGGCGTTCATGCGTCAGTGACGCCACTAAACTGGGTCTTCATCAGGTCGTATCGTGAGCTGAGGCGCGATCTGCTCGTCAGTTCGAGGATTCGACTGATCGCCAAGGTGGGTTCGGCCGTTCAAGCCAAGGCAAGCTGGGACGTGCTACGTGCGCTGGCAGTGATTTCAAACGAACGATCGAATCCTGTCGACAGAGTAACCAGTGTCGAAGCGCCATCCGCGGAGGAGGCGTCACGAGCGGTCGAAATGACCGTTAACCCCCCCCAGTCATCGGATACCAGCCGGCTGTTGTCTGTCCCTGATTATCGTTTAGTGTTTGGCTATGAACCGAAGGCACTTAAGCTTGGGGATGTGGCAGACTCTTTCCAAGGCATAGCAACAGCAGATTACTCGCGTTTCGGTCGGAAGTTCTGGGAGTTGGTCATACCGAGTGCTGATTGGGAGTATCAGCAAAGCACCGTTAGCCGTTCGGAGCTGTACGCCGGGCGCGAAAACATCCTTTGGTGGGAGCAGGGATCTGGGGCTTTGACTGCGAGTTCGGCTGCCAGAATCCAAGGACTTGGTGCACTAGGAAAGCAAGGCGTCGCGATAACGCAAACTCGAAGTTTGCAATCAACGCTGTTCACTGGACATCTCTATGACAACAATGTGGCGGCACTGGTTGTCAAGAACTTAGATGAACTGGCCAGTGTATGGTGTTACGCTTCATCCTCGGGATTCGTCGATGAGGTTCGAAAATACGACGAAAAACTCGGTGTAACCAATGCTACCTTCCTGAATGTCCCATACGACCGTGCAAAATGGATGCAGACCGCGGCGGACAGTTTCCCGAATGGCCTGCCCGAACCGGAGAGCGAGAACCCGACGCAGTGGCTTTTCCACGGCTGGCCGGAGGAATCGACGACCCCCCTTCAAGTAGCGGTCGCACGGCTGCTGGGTTACCGCTGGCCGGCAGAACTCGACGACAAGATGCGCCTGAGCAAGCGGACGCGGGCGCTGGTCGAGCGGTGCGAGGAACTGGCCAAGTTCGCGGACGACGACGGGATCGTCTGCGTGCCGTCGGTACGCGGCGAGGAACCCGCGGCTGAGCGGCTACTGGCGTTGCTGACCGTGGCGGGCGTCAAACCGGAGAAAGTGCGCGAACTGGCCGGCAAGGCCGACCTCGACGATTGGCTCCGCGACGGCTTCTTCGCCGAACACTGCAAGCTGTTCCAAGATCGGCCGTTCGTGTGGCACATCTGGGACGGCCGCAAGCGCGACGGCTTCCATGCCCTGGTGAACTATCACAAGCTCTGCGAAGGCGGCGGCAAGGGGCGGAAGCTGCTCGAATCGATGACCTACTCCTATCTCGGCGAGTGGATCACCCGTCAGAAGGACGGCGTCAAACGCGGCGAAGGCGGCGCGGAAGACCGCCTAGCCGCAGCACTGGAAATCCAGAAGCGGCTGGAAGCGATCCTTGCAGGCGAGCCGCCATTCGATATCTTCGTCCGCTGGAAGCCGCTGGCCGATCAACCCATCGGCTGGGAGCCTGACATCAACGACGGGGTGCGGGTGAACATCCGCCCCTTCCTGGCATCTGACCTGCCCGCTGGCCGGACCGGCGCAGGCGTGCTCCGCTGGAAGCCCAACATCAAATGGACCAAGGACCGTGGCAAGGAGCCTGAACGCCCCAAGGCCGAGTACCCGTGGTTCTGGGGCTGGGACGAGAAGACCGATGACTTCATGGGCAGCAAGACCTTCGACGGCAACCGCTGGAATGATTGCCACTACACGAACAAAACCAAACAGCAAGCCCGGGAGAAGCTCGCCGCAGAGGGTGCGGAGAACAGGAGATCTAGAACGCCATGA
- a CDS encoding TIR domain-containing protein gives MGGFGNFGLGQHPFGLRPLATTKPKVFVSYHHQRDQGYYDLFTRLFADGYDIITDTSIERRFGSDDVNYQQQVIREQHITGSSVTIVLCGAETWKRRWVDWEIHMTLNKQHALLGISLPTNPRDINGKVTVPDRLHANIVTDYAHFIDWTEDPNLMRIAIDAAKNKARQIRNIDNSAPRMERSRS, from the coding sequence ATGGGCGGCTTCGGCAACTTTGGTCTCGGACAACACCCTTTTGGTCTTCGCCCTTTGGCGACGACGAAACCCAAAGTGTTCGTGAGCTACCACCATCAGCGTGATCAGGGATACTACGACCTGTTCACGAGGCTCTTCGCGGACGGCTACGACATAATTACCGACACGTCGATCGAGCGGCGTTTCGGCAGCGATGACGTGAACTACCAACAGCAGGTCATTCGCGAGCAGCACATCACCGGCAGCTCGGTTACGATTGTCCTGTGTGGGGCGGAGACGTGGAAACGTCGGTGGGTTGATTGGGAAATCCACATGACACTTAACAAGCAGCACGCACTCCTTGGCATCTCTCTTCCGACAAATCCGAGGGACATCAACGGCAAAGTGACCGTGCCTGACCGCCTGCACGCGAACATCGTGACCGACTATGCCCATTTCATCGACTGGACAGAAGATCCAAACCTGATGCGAATCGCAATTGATGCGGCAAAGAACAAAGCACGTCAGATCCGAAACATCGACAACTCCGCGCCGCGGATGGAGAGGAGCCGATCATGA